The genomic interval ATAGCTGAAATGAACCCAGAGGTATCTGCCATAGTTGCAGGACATAGTCATACTAATGTACCAGAAGAAAAAATAAACAATGCAGTTATAAGCCAACCTACAAGTAATGGTCAAATGGTTTCTAAAATAGAATTAACTGTTAGAAAAAATGGAGAAAAAGTAGAAGTTGTAGATAAAAAGTCTAAATTATTAAGCACAAAGGGTGTAGCAGAGGATCAAAAAATAAATGATTTACTTGCTGATTTTCATAACACAGCAATTGCTGATGCAACAGCACCTGTTGGCGAAATGGTTGGAGGAGATCTTGCTGATAAAAATGAAATAAAAGAAATTCCACAATCATTAGTTGAAGATCAAGGTATAACTGACTTTATAAATGAAGTTCAATTATATAATAGTAGAAAGCATTTAGAATCAAAGAATATAAATCCAGATGAGGTTTATATGGTTTCTGGAGCAGCTTTATTTAGTGCTTCATCAAACTTATATGAAGGAAATATAAGCAAAGCAGATATTTCAAATATTTATAGATATGATAATAAATTATATACTATAAAAACAAATGGAAAGCAACTTAAAAAGTATATGGAAAAAAATGCTGAGTATTATAATACTTATAAAGATGGGGATTTAACAGTATCTTTCAATGAAGATGTTAGAATGTATTTATATGATATGTTCGATGGAGTAAGTTATGAAATAAATATATCTAAAGAGCCAGGTCAAAGAATTGAAAACTTAAAGTTTGAAAAAGATGGTAAGCCAGTTGAAGACTCAGATGTAATTTACTTAACAGTAAATGATTATAGATATAATTCTGGATTAGCTGCTGGAATAATGGATCAAGGTGAGCATGAGAAAATATATGATACAAATAATGATCAAATATCAGATATGAGAGATTTAATAGTTGATTATATTCAAAATGTAAAAGGTGGAAAAATCACTAAAAACGATGATAATAACTGGAAGATAACAGGTAATGATTGGGATTCAGAACAAAGAGAATTAGCTGTTAAACTTATAAATGAAGGTAAAATAAAAATACCTGTATCAGAAGATGGAAGAACTCCAAATGTAAAAGCTGTAACTTGGAATGATGTTTTAGAAGCTTTAGGAACTAAGGAAGTTGAAATACCAATAGTTACTTTCAACGATTTCCATGGATCTTTAGCAGAATCTAAGAGTGATGTTGGAGCAGCTAAGTTAGTTGGAGAAATAAAGAGAGTAAAAGAAGAAAATCCAAATACTGTAGTTGTTACAGGTGGAGATATATATCAAGGAAGTGCTATGTCAAATCTTTTAAAAGGTGAGCCAGTTACTGCTATGCTTAAGGAAATGGGCTTAGAATTTTCAGCAGTTGGTAACCATGAGTTTGACTGGGGATATGAATATATACCAGATTGGGCTAAAGCTGGAGAATTTGATTTCTTAGCATCAAATATATATGAAAAAGAAACTGGAGAACCAGTTGAATGGGCTAAGCCTTATGGCGTTGTTGAAAGAGAAGGAAAGAAAGTTGGATTTATAGGACTTGCTACTCCTGAAACTGCATACAAGACAAAACCAGATAACGTTGCTCATTTAGAATTTAAAGATCCTGTAGAAGCAACTAAGACTTGGGTAGATTATTTAGAAAATGAAGAAAATGTAGATGCCGTTGTTGTTTTAAGCCATTTAGGAAGTGAACAAAATAGAGAGACTGGAGAAATAACTGGTGAGATTGTTGAAGTTGCGGAAGTACCAGGAGTTGATGCTATAATATCAGCTCATAGTCATCAAAAAGTTGAAGGAAAAGTTAATGGAGTACCAGTTATACAAGCGTATAAAAATGGTAGAAATTTAGGATATGTTAACTTAAAATTTGACTATAATGATGAATTGGTAGTTACAACTAAACTTGACGATATTTCTAAGAGAAAAGATACTCTTCCAGTTGATAAGAATATGGAAGATATATTAGCAAAATTTGAAGCTGATTTAGCTCCTATAATGAATGAAAAAGTTGCTGATTTATCAGTAGATTTACCACATGATAGAGATACTGGAGTAAGTCCTATGGGGGCTACTGTAGCTGAAACTATGAGAAGAATAGTTGATGCTGATATAGCAATAACTAATGGTGGAGGAGTAAGAGCCCCATTAATGGCTGGAACAGTTACTGTTGGAGATATGTACACAATACTTCCATTTGATAATACTTTAGTTACAATGGAAATGAAAGGTTCAGATATAATAAAAGTTTTAGAGCATGGAATAGAACCAGATAACTTTGGATGGGGACAACATGCTGGTGTTAAACTTTGGTACACTCCAGGGGCTGAAAGAGGAGAAAAGATAACTTCTGTTAGATTAGCTGATGGAACTAAATTAGAAAATGACAAGTATTATACAGTAGTTACTAATGATTTCATGGCTGTAGGTGGAGATTCTTATGATTTCTCAGCTGCTAAAAATGTAGTGGATACAAACTTAGTTATAAGAGATGAAATGGCAAATTATTGGAAAGAAAATGGAATAGATCCTATAACTGATTTAGCTACTTTATTAGAAGCTGGTGAAGATACAACTGTTGATTCAGAAAAACCTGAAAATCCAGGTAACCCAGAAACACCAGAAAATCCTGATAATGGTGAAAACTTACCTAACACAGGTATGCCATTTGGAACTGGAGCAGTGGCTGCTATGGGTACAGTATTAACAATTGGTGGACTAGCTGTATTAAGAAAGAAAAAGAATAATGCTGCATAATAATTAATTATTTTGGGAGTGAATTTTAATCACTCCCTTTTTATTTTATGATATACTTTAACCTAATTTTGATCTTAGATATAAAAATAGAGATTTTTTTAGTTTAACCATGAATATTTTTATTTGATTTTTTTAGATAAGATAGTAAGAATTTAATTACTATAGGAAGGTTATTGAACAAAAGCTAGGGAGATTTAGATAGAATATTAATATTAAAAGTGTTTGAAAATAAAAAAACATAAAATGTGTGTATAAAAAGAGAAAATATGTTAATAATCACCAATGAGGTGATGATATGAATTTTAATAATATAAAAAATAATGATAAAATCAAAAACTTAATATTTATTCTTTTAGGCATATTTATATTTGCAAGCAGTTATATGATAACTTACTTTTATAATAGTAGAAAAATTCAACAAACTAATATGAAGGTTACAGAGAAAAAAGGTGAACTTCTTTTAGCTGAGAATATGGATGTAATATTTACAAGAAGAACTTTAGATGACCATGTTGTAGTTGATTATAAAACTACTATTGGAGAAATGGTTAAAAATGATGAAATCAAGGGAGAAAATATGGATGAGTTAATTTCTGCTGTAGAAAAAGATGGGTATGAATTAGTTTCATCAACTTCAGGAGAAATAATTTTCTTAAATGATATGGGAATATTAGAAGCTGGTAAATATTATATAGGCGAAAAAGATGGATACATAGCAATGTTTAAGGCTGGTGAAGATGGAAGACCATTTATTGAAAAACCAGAAGATGTTAGCACAAAGAAGATAGAAGATTTGCCAGAGGTTGATAGAAGTAAAATAAGTAATTTTGAAAAGAAATATGATACAAGAGAAGAGTGTGAAGAAAATATAACAAATTATATAAGTTAAAAATGTAAGTAGATTTATCATTTGAAAAAATATATATAATCAATAGCTATGTCTTAGTAAGATGTGGCTTTTTTTATTACTTAAATGAAAGTATGACCTAGGAAAATAGAGAGTTTAGAGTGTTTTTAATGAATAGTAAATTTTGTGTAATTCATTGATAATATTCCCTCTTCATGTTAAAGTATTATATAGATTTAAAGAACTTATTATACATAGGAGCATTAAATATGTACGAATATATAAGAGGCCAATTTCAAGGGATAAGTAAGGATTATGTTGTAATAGAATTAAATAATATAGGATATAAAATTTTCACATCTGGAAATACAATGTCTAATATGCCAAAAGTGGGAGATGAAGTTCTTCTATATCTAGAGCAGATCGTTAGAGAAGATTTCATAGGTCTATATGGATTTACAACAAGAGAAGAATTAGAAATGTTTAAGCTTTTATTATCCATAAATGGAGTAGGAGCAAAAGCTGCTTTATCACTTTTATCCATTAGTACTGTTAATAATTTAAAGTACGCAATAATGATGGGAGATGAAAAGCATATAACAAGAGCACCTGGAATAGGAAAGAAAACGGCTCAAAGAATTATTCTAGAGCTTAAGGATAAGTTAAAACCAGATGAACTTACTTCTGAAGAGGGACAATTAATAGAAGGAATTAATGATAATTCTGATTATAGTTTCAATATAAATGAAACATTAAGTGCCTTAATGGCATTAGGATATACAGAGAAGGAAGCTCAAAAAGCTTTAGAAAAAGTTGATAAGACATTATCTATAGAAAATATGATAAAGGAGTCTTTAAAACTTTTAATGCGTTAGGAGGTGTAATTAAATGAGTGAAAGATTAGTTACCTCTAATGAGATTGGAATAGATTCAACTAATGAATACAGTTTGAGACCAGAGAAAATAAATGAATATATAGGTCAAGATAAAGTTAAAGAAAGACTAAACATATTCATAAAAGCTGCTCAAAGAAGAGAGGAAGCCTTAGATCATGTAATTTTATATGGGCCACCAGGTCTTGGAAAGACAACATTAGCTAATATAATAGCAAATGAAATGGGTGGAAATCTTAAAATAACATCAGGGCCTGCTATTGAAAGAGCAGGAGATTTAGCAGCAATATTAACAACCTTAAACACTAATGATGTTTTATTTATTGATGAGATACATAGATTAAATAGAAGTGTAGAGGAAATACTATATCCTGCCATGGAGGATTATGTTTTAGATATAATTATTGGTAAAGGGGCTGCTAGTAAATCCATAAGACTCGATTTACCTAAATTTACTCTAATAGGTGCCACAACTAGAATTGGTATGCTTAGTTCACCTTTAAGAGATAGATTTGGGGTTTTATGTTCTATGGAATATTATACTGATGAACAATTAAAGGAAATAATAATTAGAAGTGCTGAAATTTTAGGATGCCATATAACTGAAGAAGGGGCCTTTGAAATTGCTAAAAGGTCAAGGGGTACTCCTAGAATAGCAAATAGACTTTTAAAGAGAGTAAGAGATTTTGCAGAAGTTTTATATGATAATGAAATTACAGAAGAGGCTGCAAAAAAATCCTTAGAGATTTTAGAAGTTGATGGAGAAGGCTTTGATAGAATTGATAATAAAATTCTAGAAGCCATAATAGATAACTTCAATGGAGGGCCAGTAGGGATAGAAACCTTAGCTTACTTCGTTGGAGAGGAATTAGATACTATAGAAGATGTTTATGAGCCATATCTTCTACAAAAAGGGTTTATAGTTAGAACTCCAAGGGGAAGAATGGCAACAGATAAAGCATATAAACACTTAGGAAGAGTTAGATTTAATGAATCTAAGATAGATTCTAAACAGTGTACGTTATTTGAAAAATAAAATAGAGAAGGTGTAATTAAAATGAAAGTAAGTGATTTTTATTTTGAGCTACCAGAGGAACTTATAGCTCAATATCCACTTGAAAAGAGAGATTCTTCAAGATTAATGGTTTTAGATAAAAAAACTGGAGAGATTGAACATAGAAAATTCCATGATATATTAGAGTATTTAAATGAAGGAGATACTTTAGTTTTAAATAATACTAGAGTATTACCTGCTAGACTTATAGGAGAAAAAGAAGAAACTGGTGGTAAAATAGAATTTCTTCTTTTAAAGAGAATAGAAGGAGATAAGTGGGAGTGTTTAGCTAAACCAGGAAGAAAAGCTAAAGTAGGTACAGTTTTCACTTTTGGAGAAGGTAAACTTAAAGCCATAGTTAGAGAAATTGGTGAAGAAGGAAACAGAATAATAGAGTTTAAGTATGATGGTATATTTGAACAAGTTTTAGATGAATTAGGACAAATGCCACTTCCACCTTATATACATGAAAAATTAGAAGACAAAGAAAGATATCAAACAGTTTATTCTAAAGAAAAGGGATCAGCAGCAGCACCAACAGCTGGATTACATTTTACTGAGGAATTATTAAAAGAAATTAAAGATAAAGGTGTTAATATAGCATATTTAACTTTACATGTAGGACTTGGTACATTTAGACCAGTAAAGGTTGATGATGTAAATAATCATGTTATGCATTCAGAATATTATCATTTAGATAAAGAAAATGCAGAGCTTATAAATAAAACTAAGGAAGCTGGAAAGAGAGTAATTGCTGTAGGAACAACATCTTCAAGAACTTTAGAAACTATTGGAGATGAAAATGGAAGAGTTAGAGAACAAAGTGGATGGACAGATATATTCATATATCCAGGATATAAGTTTAAAATAGTTGATAATTTAATTACAAACTTCCATTTACCTGAATCAACTTTAATAATGCTTGTTTCAGCTTTAGCTGGTCAAGATAACATAATGAATGCTTATAACACTGCAGTAAAAGAAAAATACAGATTCTTCTCATTTGGAGATTCAATGTTTATAAAATAAAAAGCAAAGGAAGGACTTTTTTCATGACTAAAAAAAGATATACTCTTTTAAAAAAAGACGGAAAAGCTAGAAGGGGTGAGTTTGTAACTCCTCACGGTACAATTCAAACTCCTGTTTTTATGAATGTAGGAACTTTAGCAGCTATAAAAGGTGCTGTTTCTTCAATGGATTTAAAAGAAATAGGATGTCAAGTAGAGCTTTCTAATACATACCATTTACATTTAAGACCAGGAGATAAGATTGTAAAGCAAATGGGAGGCTTACATAACTTTATGAATTGGGATAGACCAATCTTAACAGATTCAGGTGGATTCCAAGTTTTCTCATTAGCAGGAATGAGAAAGATAAAAGAAGAGGGAGTTTATTTTAACTCACACATAGATGGTAGAAAAATATTCATGGGACCAGAAGAAAGTATGCAAATACAAAGTAATTTAGGTTCAACAATAGCTATGGCTTTTGATGAATGTATTCCAAATCCATCAACTAGAGAATATGTAGAAAAGTCAGTTGCAAGAACAACAAGATGGCTTGAAAGATGTAAAAAAGAAATGGATAGATTAAATTCATTAGATGACACTGTTAATAAAGAGCAAATGCTTTTTGGTATTAACCAAGGTGGAGTTTATGAAGATATAAGAATAGAACATGCTAAAACTATAAGAGAAATGGATTTAGATGGATATGCTATTGGAGGATTAGCGGTTGGAGAAACTCATGAAGAAATGTATAGAGTTATAGATGCTGTAGTTCCTCACTTGCCAGAGGATAAACCAATATATTTAATGGGGGTTGGTCTTCCATCAAATATATTAGAAGCAGTAGAAAGAGGAGTAGACTTCTTTGATTGTGTTTTACCTGCTAGAAATGGAAGACATGGTCATGTTTTCACTAAAGAAGGTAAAATAAACTTAATGAATGCTAAGTTTGAATTAGATGCTAGACCAATAGATGAAGGATGTCAATGTCCTGCATGTAAAAATTACACAAGAGCATATATAAGACACTTATTTAAGGCTAAAGAAATGTTAGCTATGAGATTATGTGTTCTTCACAATCTATACTTCTATAATAAGCTTATGGAGGATATAAGAGATGCTATAGATGGCGGATACTTTGCAGAATTCAAAGCTAAAAAATTAGAAGAGTGGAATGGAAGAGCTTAATAATATAAAATTTACATAATAAGAAGGGAGTGGCTAGTATGAATTTTCAACAAATAGCAACAATGGTATTACCTTTTATTTTAATGTTTGGTGTATTTTATTTCTTACTTATCTTACCAGAAAAGAAAAGAAAGAAAAAATATGATGCTATGATAGATGAGCTAAAAGTAAATGATAAGATCATAACTAGAGGCGGAATCATAGGTAGAATAGTAAAATTAAAAGATGATAGCGTTATAATAGAGACTACTCAAGATAGAACAAAGATCGAGTTTTCAAAACAAGGCATAAGTTCAAAGATTGATTAGTATAATTTAAAGAAATAGTTGTTTTAATGTATTTTATGCATTAAAATAACTATTTTTTCATTTTAGGTATTGAATTTTATATTATAATGTGAAAGAATAAGGGTGGTAAATCAAATTAGCTTTTTAAAAAGAACTTTAAAATTAAACCTTAACATGGTATAATATTAAAGATAGTTTTGATTGGAGGAAGAGTAAATGAAGCGTATAAAAACAGTAAACAAGTCAAGCTTAAAAAAGAGCTTATGTAAACCAGCAGATTGCAGAGAGTGTGCTAACTCATGCCAATCAGCTTGTAAAACATCAGCTACAGTAGCAAACTTAGCTTGTGAAAATTAATTATAAAAATTCTTAAGTGGCAGTAACTTTTAAAGTTGCTGCCATAGTTCTTAGTTAGGAGGAAATATTGTGGCATTAATTCATAAATTTATGCAAGGTGGAGAGTATTACGTAGTAGACGTAAACTCAGGAAGTGTTCATATTGTTGATGACCTTATTTACAATATGATAGATAATGATAACAAATTAAGTAGTAAGGAATCTTTAATTGAAAAGTTAAAAGATAAATATCCAGTTGAGGAAATTAAAGAGGCTTATGAAGATTTACTTCAATTAGTAGAAGAAGACGCTTTATACTCAGGAGATTTATATGAAGAGGTTGCTAAAGAAAGTGACAAGGCACCTTCATACATAAAAGCTCTATGCTTAAATGTTGTACATGACTGTAATTTAAGATGTAAATATTGTTTCGCTGACGAGGGAGAATACAAAGGATGTAGAAAACCAATGAGTGCTGAAGTTGGTAAAAAAGCTATTGATTTTGTATTAGCAAATTCAGGTGGAATAAAGAATATAGAAGTTGATTTATTTGGTGGGGAACCACTAATGGTATTTGATACTATAAAAGAAATAATAGATTATGGTAAGAAAAGAGGACAAGAAGTAGGCAAAAATGTAAGATTTACTATGACTACTAATGCAACTCTTTTAAATGATGAAAGAATCGATTATATAGATAAAAACATCGGAAATATAATTCTTTCAATAGATGGAAGAAAAGAAGTTAACGATGCTGTTAGAATAAGAGTTGATGGTTCAGGAAGTTATGATAGAATACTTCCAAACATAAAGAAAATGGTTGAAAAGAGAGATCCAAGTAAACAATATTATGCTAGAGGAACATTTACAAGAAATAATACTGACTTCTTCCAAGATGTAATGGCTCTTGCTAATGAAGGATTTACTGAGATTTCAATAGAGCCAGTTGTTCTTCCAGATGAACATGAATTATCTTTAAGAAGAGAAGATTTACCAAATATATTTGGAGAGTATGATAAATTATACAATGAAATGGTGAGAAGATTAGAAGAGGGAGATAACATATTCAAATTCTATCACTTTAACATTGATTTAAATGGTGGTCCTTGTGTTTATAAGAGAATAGCAGGATGTGGAGCAGGTCATGAGTATATTGCTGTAACTCCAGATGGGGAAATATATCCATGTCACCAATTCGTTGGAAATACTGATTTCTTACTAGGAAATATCTATGATGGAGAAATCAGAAAAGATCTTTCAACAGAATTTAAACAAGCTCACATATATAATAAACCAAAATGTAAAGAATGTTGGGCTAGATTCTACTGTAGTGGTGGATGTCAAGCTAATAACTTTAACTTTAATGGCGATATTCATGTTCCTTATGAAGTTGGATGTGAAATGCAAAAGAAAAGAATTGAGTGTGCTATTGCATTAAAGTCAAAGACTATGGACGCTGAATAAAAATATAATATTAATAATTGTTGCCATATATTGACTATATGGCAACATATTAATATAATTTAGTTTATCAGAGAAAATTTTACAGAGGGGGATAACCATGAAATCAAAATTAGGTAGCTTCATATTATTTTTTATCTCCATAGCAGTGATAAGTTTTTTAGCTCTAGCAGGGTTCAAAGGATTTACATTAGGGGACTATCAATTTAAAACGTTTAATGAGGTTATAACTAAAGGATTGGATTTACAAGGTGGAGTTTCTGTTCTTATGGAAATCCAAAGTAATGACGTAACAGTAGATCAATTAAACACAACAAAGGAACTTCTATCTTTAAGGGTTAATAAGGTTGGAGTTTCAGAAACTGTAGTAACAACAGAGGGAAATAATAGAATAAGAATTGATATTCCAGGACAATACGATTCAGGAACTATAGTGGATTCTCTTCAAAAAACAGGGGAGTTAACATTTGTAGGGCCTGAGGATGATGTTATTTTAACAGGTAAAGATGTTGAAAAGTCAAGTGTATATATAGACCCTCAAACAGGTAAGCCAGTTATAAAATTAGAGCTTAACGAAGAAGGTAAGCAAAAGTTTGCTGAGGCAACAAAAAAATATAAAGGCCAAAAAATAGCTATAAAAATGGATAATGAAACATTAACAGATCCAGTAGTAAATGACATAATTTCTAATGGTGAAGCTATTATTTCAGGAAATAGATCAATGGAAGAAGCTGAAAAGGTATCTGGAATAATAAATGCTGGTGCATTACCAGTTCCAGTTAAGGCAGTTTCAGTTGAGACTGTAGGTGCTCAATTAGGTGCAAATGCTCTTCCAAATGCTCTGAAAGCAGGAGCAATAGGTGTAGCTATAATATTCTTATTTATGATACTATACTATAGAGTTCCAGGATTCATTGCATGTATGTCACTAAGTGTTTATATATTATTAGTGCTTTATATATTTGCATTAGTAGGAGTAACTCTTACTTTACCAGGTATAGCAGCTTTCTTATTAACAGTAGGTATGGCAGTAGATGCTAACGTACTTATATTTGAAAGAATCAAAGAAGAACTTGGAAATGGTAGAAGTATAACATCAGCTATGAAAATAGGTTTTAGCAATGCTTTAAGATCAATAATGGATTCTAATATAACAACCCTTATTGCTGGTTTAGTATTATACTTCTTTGGATCAGGACCAGTTAAAGGATTTGCTTTAACATTATTAATAGGTATTGTAATAAGTATGTTTACCGCTATAATAATGACAAGATTCTTTATGAATTTAGGATTCAACATGGGAATATTAAATAAGCCTTCAATGTTTGGTCGTATAAAAGGAGGTAGACATAATGCTTAAAATTGTAGAGAAGAAGAAAATATGGTTTACTATATCAATTCTTATAATTGTTATAGGTTTTGGATTTATGTTTACTAAAGGTATGAACTTTGGAATCGACTTTAGAGGGGGTACTCAGGTTGTAATAAACATGGGTACAGATTTTAATAAAACCGATGTTGATAAAATTGTAGATGAATATTCAAAGGATGCCGTTACAAATCAAGTTAATGGTACTGAAATTCAAATAAAAGCAAAAGAGTTAAATAGTTCTCAAGTTAATGATATCTTTAAGGCTCTTAAAGAAAAATATGATTTAAAAGATGATGCCTTAGTATCACAAAATGAGATTGGGGCTTCAGTAGGAAGAGATTTAACAACAAATGCCATAGTAGCTCTTGTGATAGCCGTAATAGGTATGCTTATATACGTAGTTATAAGATTTGAATTCTCTTTTGGTATTGCAGCTATAATAGCTCTATTACATGATGTATTAATAACTATAAGTGTTTATGCTGTATTTGGAATAACAATAAATACTCCATTTATAGCGGCTATACTTACAATAGTAGGTTATTCTATAAATGATACAATAGTTATATTTGATAGAATAAGAGAAAATAGAAAAAAACTTAGAGGAAAATCTGTAGAAGAGATTGCAGACATGAGTATAACTCAAACAATGTCAAGATCTATAAATACAACACTTACAACTTTAATCACTATAGTTTGTGTTTATATATTTGTTCCTACAGTTAGAGATTTTGCTTTCCCATTAATAGTTGGTATAGCATCAGGAGCTTGTTCTTCAATATTTATAGCAAGTCCAATTTGGTGTATTTTAGCTAACAGACAAAAAAATAAAAAGGCAAGAAATAAGTAATAGTATATAAATGCTAAAAGTTTTATAACTTTTAGCATTTTTTTTATTTTAATTAGAATTTTTATTGTTTTTTAAGAAAAATAGGAGAAAAGTAATAAAAATGACTAATGAATACGTATTTATTTGAAAAGTATTTGTCAAAAAGGTAATTTTAAATTATAATATACTTGTTTTCTTAATTTTATGGAGGAGTTAAATTATGCAGAAGGCTTGGAAAAACATATATTGCACTAATTACATATCTGGGTATAGCCCTTTTAACATTAAAAATATGAATAAAGCAATAGAAAGACTAGCATCTGCAATTAACAATAGAGAAAAGATAGTTATATATGGTGGATGTGATTTAGATTCCATATGTGCAATATCATCTTTAATGCTTATACTAAAGTATTTAAATGCTGATGTTGAATATTGTGTAAGTTCAGAACATGAAGAAAAAAATTATGATATAGATGAATATAC from Clostridium perfringens carries:
- the secD gene encoding protein translocase subunit SecD, with translation MKSKLGSFILFFISIAVISFLALAGFKGFTLGDYQFKTFNEVITKGLDLQGGVSVLMEIQSNDVTVDQLNTTKELLSLRVNKVGVSETVVTTEGNNRIRIDIPGQYDSGTIVDSLQKTGELTFVGPEDDVILTGKDVEKSSVYIDPQTGKPVIKLELNEEGKQKFAEATKKYKGQKIAIKMDNETLTDPVVNDIISNGEAIISGNRSMEEAEKVSGIINAGALPVPVKAVSVETVGAQLGANALPNALKAGAIGVAIIFLFMILYYRVPGFIACMSLSVYILLVLYIFALVGVTLTLPGIAAFLLTVGMAVDANVLIFERIKEELGNGRSITSAMKIGFSNALRSIMDSNITTLIAGLVLYFFGSGPVKGFALTLLIGIVISMFTAIIMTRFFMNLGFNMGILNKPSMFGRIKGGRHNA
- the secF gene encoding protein translocase subunit SecF, with product MLKIVEKKKIWFTISILIIVIGFGFMFTKGMNFGIDFRGGTQVVINMGTDFNKTDVDKIVDEYSKDAVTNQVNGTEIQIKAKELNSSQVNDIFKALKEKYDLKDDALVSQNEIGASVGRDLTTNAIVALVIAVIGMLIYVVIRFEFSFGIAAIIALLHDVLITISVYAVFGITINTPFIAAILTIVGYSINDTIVIFDRIRENRKKLRGKSVEEIADMSITQTMSRSINTTLTTLITIVCVYIFVPTVRDFAFPLIVGIASGACSSIFIASPIWCILANRQKNKKARNK
- the scfB gene encoding thioether cross-link-forming SCIFF peptide maturase, translating into MALIHKFMQGGEYYVVDVNSGSVHIVDDLIYNMIDNDNKLSSKESLIEKLKDKYPVEEIKEAYEDLLQLVEEDALYSGDLYEEVAKESDKAPSYIKALCLNVVHDCNLRCKYCFADEGEYKGCRKPMSAEVGKKAIDFVLANSGGIKNIEVDLFGGEPLMVFDTIKEIIDYGKKRGQEVGKNVRFTMTTNATLLNDERIDYIDKNIGNIILSIDGRKEVNDAVRIRVDGSGSYDRILPNIKKMVEKRDPSKQYYARGTFTRNNTDFFQDVMALANEGFTEISIEPVVLPDEHELSLRREDLPNIFGEYDKLYNEMVRRLEEGDNIFKFYHFNIDLNGGPCVYKRIAGCGAGHEYIAVTPDGEIYPCHQFVGNTDFLLGNIYDGEIRKDLSTEFKQAHIYNKPKCKECWARFYCSGGCQANNFNFNGDIHVPYEVGCEMQKKRIECAIALKSKTMDAE